The sequence CCCACCGCGACTAATGCAGAGGTGCAGCAGGCGGCGAGCGATCAGCGCCAGCAGGCGGCAAGCCGCAAGGGTGTGCGGGCAACTCTCATTGCCGGTGAAACGGGCGGATTCCAGCCCGCGAGCTCCGGCAAGAAAAACCTCCTCGGCTAATGGCAACGCCCTCCATTGACGCAAAGCCGATCCTCGCCCGGTGGGATTCGATGAAGGCGAAGCGTTCCACCTGGGACGGCTATTGGCAAAGGATCGCGGACTACGTCATGCCGCGTAAGGCGCAGATCAACCGGAGCTCGACCGGCGCCGCCAATGATACCGCGCAGCTTTTCGACACGACGGCGGTCTATGCCAACCAGACGCTAGCAAATGGGATGCTGGCCTATATGACGCCCGCTGACGGGCAGTGGTTTAGCTTCTCGCCTCCGGCCTCCCGGGAAAGCGATGATGAAGTGTCGCAGTGGCTCCAGCGCTGTACCGAGATCGTTCAACGCAACCTCGCGAATTCGAATTTCTACTCCGAGATTCACGAGCTTTACTTTGACGATGGAGGGTTCGGTACCGGGACGCTGATTGCTCTCCCGGGCAAGAGCGCGGCCCTGAACTTCCAGGCGCTTCAAATCGGCTCCTACTGCATCGCCGAGGACGACGAGAGGCTCGTCAATACGCTCTTTCGCGAACTCAAGCTTACGGCGGAGCAGGCGGCGGACAGGTTCGGAGAGGAGCGACTGAGCGAGAAGCTGCGGAAAGAACTGGCGAAGATCCGTGAGACTGGAAAGGGGTGCGAACAAGAGCATTGCTTTCTCCATGCCGTCTATCCGCGCAGGGCGTCCGAACGTGAACCCGGCAAGATGGACGGCAAAAACAAGGCTTTCGCCTCGGTGTACATCGAGACCGATAGCCGTCATGTCGTTTCGGTCGGAGGGTTCGACGAGAAGCCATTTTTTGCAACCCGTCATGCCAGGTGGGGATCGGAGGTATGGGGAATCTCTCCGTCGTGGATGGCATTGCCCGAGGCGCGGCAGTTGAATGAACTCGTCAAGAGCATGGATGCCTTGGCTGAGGTTAAGGCGTGGCCGCGCATCCTCGCCCCGGGCGACATGGAAGGGGAGATGGACCTCGGCGCGTCCGGCGTGACGTTCTTTGACCCGTCCAACCCGCAGGCGATACCGCGCGAATGGGCGGCCTCTGGTGACTACAATATCGGCCTCGAGCGCGAGAAGCGGAAACAGGATGCGATCGAACGCGCCTACCACGTGCCGCTCTTCAACATGTTCTCACAGATCGAGCGGCAGATGACGGCACGAGAGGTTGCGGAGCGGAGCGCGGAGAAGCTGAACCAGTTCACCCCGGCCTTTACCCGCAAGACCACGGAGCTTTTGACGCCCCTCCTTCGTTGCGTGTTTAACATTCACCTTCGAGGCGGCATGTTCCCGCCTCCGCCAGCGGGGATGGTCGAGCAAGGCCCTGACGGCGTGGCGTACCTGGCTGAACCGGAGATTTCCTATAACTCCCGGGTGGCGCTCGCCATGAAGGCACAAGCCAACCTCGCCGCAAGCCGCTCTATGGAAGGGAGCATTATGCTGGCTCAGTTCCGGCCCGAAGTGCTCGACCACTACGACGTTGACCGCATCACGCGCGACGGGGCGCGCAATGACGGTCTCCCGGCTGACTGGCTTTTGCCTGCCGAAAAGGTGGAGTCAATACGTAAAGCCCGGGCGGAAGCGCAACAGGCAGCTGCGGCGCAACAGCAGGCTCTCGCCGCGGCCGAGGTCGCCCAAAAGGCGGGGAGCGTCAAACCCGATAGCCTGGCTGGTCAGGCTGTCCAACAACAGCAGGCATGAGCGAAGCAGCCAAGCAACGAGGAATTGAGCGCGCCCGCGAGCGGCAACGGCTGGTGAATGCCGCGCGGCGCGTTCTCGAAAGCGAGGACGGGCGCGTATTGATGGCGCACCTCGAGGAGACATTCCGCGTTAACGAGCGGGTATTCACCCCGGTTCGTTCCGGTGCCGACGTTTACGCATATGACCCGATCACGGCGGCGCTGGCCGATGGGGCGAGGGCTGTAGTGCTGCACCTCAAAGGACTTTCGGCGGCAACCGTAAAGGGTGACGCCAACATCGAAGAACCAACCATAACTGTAACAAAGCCATGAGCATTGAAATCAAGGACGGTGCCGTCATTCGTGATGGCGAGAACGTGGGTACCATCGGAGACGGGGGCATATTTGTTCCCGCCGCTGGCCTGCATTGGACGAAGAAACGGGCGGTCGAGGATTTCCTCGCTGGTGAATCCGGCAAGCCGATCGCGGAGAAGCCACCGGAGGAGGTTACGCAGTCCGTTGCCAACGCTGCGACAGCTTCTCAACCCGAGCGGTGGAAACCGGAATTTCCGGTGTTCTACACGGACGCGACCGGAAATCTTCACCGAATCGAAATCAAGGACGATGTTGTCTGGATCGACGGTGAGGACGTGGGCAAGTTCGACAAGGAGCAGGGGGGCGCATTTGCGTCGTTCGTTGATCCCGCTCCGGTTCTCCAGGGCGAGCCGCCCGCGACTCTTCCGCAGGCTCCCGGATCACCCGAGCCGGTCAAAGATCCTCAGTATGGCGACCTGACGCCGGCATATATCGAGTGGTTCCGCGCGAATCATTCCGCCGAGGAGTTCGCCAAGCGCTACCATCACAGGGGGGTGAACTAAGCCATGAAGCGACTACATGGAATGATGTTCTTCGAAGGCGATGGCGCTCCCGGCGGAGGCAGCAGCGCTCCGGCGGCAACGCTCCTTTCTGGCGGCGAGGGGCAACAGCAGCAGGCGGAAGCGACGCCTTGGGTTGGCGCTGACGGAGCTTTCGCGGATGGTTGGACGTCGCGACTGCCGGAGGAATTCGGCGACGCTCGCGACGGTCTCGGAAAGTTCAAGACGGTCCCCGATTTGGCAAAGGGGTATCGCGAGCTCGAGAAAACCCTCGGGGCGAAGGGTGTCTTTGTTCCTGGGAAGGACGCCAAGCCCGAAGAGGTGGCGGCATACCGCAAGGCCGCGGGGATTCCCGAGGCCCCGGATAAGTACAACGTGAAGCCAGAGCAGTTGCCCGAAGGTTTCACCTGGCCCGCTGACGAGGCGCTGAAGCCAGTACTCGAGGCCGCGCACCGTCACAATGTCTCGGAGGCCGCTTTGCGTGACATCATTGGAGCGAATATGTCGCTACAGCAGACGGCAACGGAGGCTGTCGCCAAGGCGCAGCTTGAGGAGGGAACAAAATACCTCCGCGAGCAGTGGGGAGGGGAGTATGATGCTAATATCAAACTCGCTCTCTCGGCGGCGAAGGTTGCCGGAGTGGACGCGAAGACTCTACCTGGATTCACCGACCCGCAAACCGTCATGGCATTTGTGAACCTCGCAAAGAAGATCAGCGACGATCAGTTTGTGAACCCTGGCGGTTCTGGTGCGGGCGGTGGAAAGGGTGGCGCGGCTGAGGCTCGAGAGATCCAAACGAACCCGGAGCACCCGAAGTACAAGGCGTATCACGATGGTGATAAGGATACGCACGCGCTCGTCTTGAGCCTGTATAAACAGGGATAGGATTGCTTGGCATAGCTGGCCCGGCTTTGGATGAATCCTAGGCCGGGCCTTTCTTTTGCGTTGACGTATTACCTAGTCCATGTTCTAAGAAGACTGCGCGGACAACTTCTTTGAAGCCCGCCCCAAACCCGAAAGCTGGGACCTGCACGGTTGCAGATAATCCAGGTGCCGAAGGGGCGAACCTCACTTCAAAACTCAAAAGGAGAACTTTTTTTATGTCCAATGCACTCAGAAGCATCCCTGAGCACTACGTGACCGCGTATGCGACGAACTGGGAACATCTGTCGTCACAGATGATTTCCAGGCTCAAGGGGCAAGTCGCCTTCGATACGGTCGAAGGCAAGGAAAAGTCGTACAGCAAAATCGGAGGCGTCCAGTTTCAGCGCATCACAGAGCGGGCTGGAGCAACGCGAATCCAAGACATCACCACGAGCAAGCGGTGGCTTCGCCCGTACCCGTTCGATGCCGCTCACTACGAGGACGAATGGGACGAGAAGTTTCTCGGAGATGTCTCGAAGCCGGACAGCGACGTTCTGGTTGAGCATTCCGCCGCTTATGGGCGTCTCGCCGATCAGATCATCCTCGAAGCCGCTGTAGGTACTGCCTATACTGGCGAAATCGGAATGACCCCGATCACGCTGCCAGCCTCGCAGACGATCGCAGTTGACTTCGTTCGGACCGGCAGCGCCGCAAACAGCGGACTCACCCTTGATAAGCTACGCCGTGCGAAGCGCATCCTCGATGACAACGAGGTTCCGGATGATGAACAGCGAACCATCGCCGTCACCTCCGCTCAAATCGAGGACCTGCTTCGGTACACCGAAGTAACCAGCAAGGACTACAACATCGTCCAGGCTCTCGTTGATGGAACTCTGAACAAGTTCCTCGGCTTCGAGTTCAAGCGGGTGTCCAGCGACATCGTTCCGAAGTCTGGGAATATCCGGTCCGTTGTCTTTTGGAGCCGTCGCGGAATCAAACTGTCGGACAGCGGAAAGCAGTCCCACATGGACATTCTGCCTACGCAGTCGCACTGCTTGCAGATTCGATCGGTCGGCCTCCTCGGGGCCACGCGCGATGAGGAAAAGAAGGTCGGAGTGATCTACTGCGACGAGTCTGTATAACCCTCAAAGGAGAAAGGAACCCTGAAATATGGCAACTGTTAAAACAGATGTGGCGACCTCGCAGAGCTCGAATAGCGTGCGAGATCGCGGCGACAGTAACAAGGTGTCGGGAGACATCCGCATTGCGGAAGCTGTCTACACCACAACGGCGGGTTTGGCGGCTGGCGATATCATCGACATCGTTCAACTCCCGATCGGCGCAATCGTGCTTCCGGAACGCTCCTGGGTGGCGAATGAAGCCTCTGGCGGCACCGGCGCGGCGATCGCGAAGATCGGCGATGCGGAGGACGATGATCGCTACTCTGCGACCAGCATTGACCTGACCAGCGCTGGAGCACGTGCGGTTACTGCTGTCAATACAACCGCAGTGCTGGTCCGTACGCCCGTAACGAAGACCACGAACACCATCAAGGCGACCGTGGCCCTTACCAGCGGGAACGTTACGGCGGGCAAGCTGATCCGCTTCTCGATCGCTTACATCCTTCCCTAACGCCCGATTGGCGGTTGGTTGATACCCCGCCTTCCCGGTTTACTCATGGCCGGGGAGGCGGTAATCAGCCATGGCATCCCAGCCTTCTATTTGCAATCTGGCCTTGGCCCATCTCGGCAAGGCGGAAATCATGTCTCTGGATGACGATTCGCCGTCTGCCGCCCTGTGCAAACAGTTCTACGAGCAGACGCGCGATGAGGTCACGCAGAGTCACGCGTGGAATTTTGCCATTCGGCGCCAGACTCTTTCCCAGCTGGCGGAATCGCCTGTTTTCGGATGGGCGTACCAGTATCAACTGCCTGCCGACTGTCTGCGCATCCTGCAACTGAACGGATACGAGGTTTATCAGCCGGATTCCCGGTACGAGATTGAGGGCGGCAAAATGCTCACGAATGATGAGACGGCGCAGGTTCGCTACATCCGCAGGGTCGAGGATGCCACGCTCTTCCCGCCGCTCTTCGTTGAAGCCCTTGCGCTGAAGATTGCAACCCGCCTGGCAAAGCCGCTGAGCGGTTCCTCTTCCGAGGTTGAACGCCTTATGGCCGAGTACGAGCGGATTACAAAGCCGCTCGCGGTGCGCAAGGATGCCGCCGAGGGGAAATCCAAGGTGAAATTGCCCTGGGCGAATAGCCGCTTCGTGCGTGCTCGTTTCGGAGGCTAAGGGCCATGGCGTATCAGCTCATTCCCAGCTTCAACGCGGGCGAGATTTCGCCGTATCTGGATGCCCGCAGCGACTTCGAGAAGTACGCGGCAGGATGCCGGACGCTCGAGAATTTCATCATCATGCCGTATGGCGGAGTCTACCGGCGACCTGGCACCGAGTTCATTGCGCCCGCGAAGCTCTCCACAAAGC comes from Terrimicrobium sacchariphilum and encodes:
- a CDS encoding Bbp19 family protein, whose protein sequence is MSEAAKQRGIERARERQRLVNAARRVLESEDGRVLMAHLEETFRVNERVFTPVRSGADVYAYDPITAALADGARAVVLHLKGLSAATVKGDANIEEPTITVTKP
- a CDS encoding phage capsid protein, which encodes MSNALRSIPEHYVTAYATNWEHLSSQMISRLKGQVAFDTVEGKEKSYSKIGGVQFQRITERAGATRIQDITTSKRWLRPYPFDAAHYEDEWDEKFLGDVSKPDSDVLVEHSAAYGRLADQIILEAAVGTAYTGEIGMTPITLPASQTIAVDFVRTGSAANSGLTLDKLRRAKRILDDNEVPDDEQRTIAVTSAQIEDLLRYTEVTSKDYNIVQALVDGTLNKFLGFEFKRVSSDIVPKSGNIRSVVFWSRRGIKLSDSGKQSHMDILPTQSHCLQIRSVGLLGATRDEEKKVGVIYCDESV
- a CDS encoding portal protein — encoded protein: MATPSIDAKPILARWDSMKAKRSTWDGYWQRIADYVMPRKAQINRSSTGAANDTAQLFDTTAVYANQTLANGMLAYMTPADGQWFSFSPPASRESDDEVSQWLQRCTEIVQRNLANSNFYSEIHELYFDDGGFGTGTLIALPGKSAALNFQALQIGSYCIAEDDERLVNTLFRELKLTAEQAADRFGEERLSEKLRKELAKIRETGKGCEQEHCFLHAVYPRRASEREPGKMDGKNKAFASVYIETDSRHVVSVGGFDEKPFFATRHARWGSEVWGISPSWMALPEARQLNELVKSMDALAEVKAWPRILAPGDMEGEMDLGASGVTFFDPSNPQAIPREWAASGDYNIGLEREKRKQDAIERAYHVPLFNMFSQIERQMTAREVAERSAEKLNQFTPAFTRKTTELLTPLLRCVFNIHLRGGMFPPPPAGMVEQGPDGVAYLAEPEISYNSRVALAMKAQANLAASRSMEGSIMLAQFRPEVLDHYDVDRITRDGARNDGLPADWLLPAEKVESIRKARAEAQQAAAAQQQALAAAEVAQKAGSVKPDSLAGQAVQQQQA